In Leptospira sp. WS58.C1, a single genomic region encodes these proteins:
- a CDS encoding ExbD/TolR family protein: MIQLRKKRGLEEISASSMSDIAFLLLVFFMVTAVFFVKEGLNIQLPRKNSNPTLVLRENIYEILVAGETIKMRNKVLGTRDYKDLKEFRKDLNDLEIPNIDEKVALIKTTGETKYGNMLDALSAVQLRGFKQVSVKRLK; this comes from the coding sequence ATGATTCAGCTTAGGAAAAAAAGAGGTTTGGAGGAAATTTCCGCCTCTTCCATGTCGGATATCGCGTTTCTTCTTCTCGTATTTTTTATGGTGACCGCGGTGTTTTTCGTGAAGGAGGGACTAAATATCCAACTTCCCCGAAAAAACTCCAACCCTACCTTAGTATTACGCGAGAATATCTACGAGATATTGGTGGCCGGCGAAACGATCAAGATGAGGAATAAAGTCCTCGGAACTCGTGATTACAAGGATCTGAAGGAATTCAGAAAAGATCTGAACGATCTGGAGATCCCCAACATCGATGAGAAAGTCGCTCTGATCAAAACGACCGGTGAAACAAAATACGGAAATATGCTGGATGCTCTTTCTGCCGTGCAGTTGAGAGGATTTAAACAAGTCTCCGTAAAAAGATTAAAATAA